In Triticum urartu cultivar G1812 chromosome 6, Tu2.1, whole genome shotgun sequence, the following proteins share a genomic window:
- the LOC125516196 gene encoding protein NRT1/ PTR FAMILY 8.3-like, producing the protein MEAAAADEERPLLHLQPYSQDVGSEYTGDGSVDINNQPALKCNTGNWRACYMILGVEFCKCVAFFAIATNLVTYLTTVLHESKVAAARDVSAWVGACFLTPLIGAFLADTYLGRYWTIVVSLPVHTIGMLVLTVAATVPTSYYHGDVHRTVVVYLGLYLAALGTGGIKPCASAFGADQFDSRDLTELEKKGSFFNWYYFLLNLGSLLSSTLLVWLQDNGGWGLSFAIPTVLMALGLAVFVGGSRVYRFRKLRASPFTSICQVLVAAVRKWHVQLPDDISLLYELPSSSSSAESSHKIQHTSQFRFLDKAATVPPPLDQTCTVLPLCSWSLCTVTQVEELKILLRMFHVWASFMIFYAVAGQTASTFTEQGMVMDNHVGQFAIPPASLSIVSVFSVLIGVFIYESMLVPLARRYTGKAKGFSPTQRLGIGFALSMLTMVYSAMLEMKRLATAQASGLRDKNVPVPVSILWQVPAYVTHGAAGVFAGIGMMEFFYDEAPYTMKSLCAAFAQLAVASAAYFNALVFSVVAVATTHGDAPGWIPDNLNEGHLDYFFWMMAALSLLNLAQFVHYSMRYREKTTS; encoded by the exons AtggaagcagcagcagcagacgaGGAGAGGCCCCTGCTTCATCTCCAACCGTATAGTCAG GATGTAGGTTCAGAATACACCGGCGATGGATCTGTTGACATCAACAATCAGCCTGCTCTGAAGTGCAACACAGGCAATTGGAGGGCGTGCTACATGATTTTAG GCGTCGAGTTCTGCAAATGCGTCGCCTTCTTCGCAATCGCGACCAACTTGGTAACCTACCTCACCACCGTGCTCCACGAAAGCAAGGTCGCTGCTGCGCGGGATGTCTCTGCCTGGGTCGGCGCATGCTTCCTCACACCACTTATTGGGGCCTTCTTGGCTGACACATATCTGGGAAGATACTGGACTATAGTTGTTTCCCTTCCAGTGCACACCATC GGAATGCTCGTGCTCACAGTTGCAGCAACAGTCCCGACATCCTACTACCATGGTGATGTTCATCGTACTGTGGTGGTGTACCTGGGACTCTATCTTGCCGCACTTGGGACCGGTGGCATTAAACCCTGTGCGTCAGCCTTCGGTGCCGACCAATTCGACAGCAGAGACCTGACGGAGCTGGAGAAGAAGGGCTCCTTCTTCAACTGGTACTACTTCCTGCTCAATCTCGGCTCCCTTCTGTCAAGCACACTGCTTGTTTGGCTGCAGGACAATGGTGGGTGGGGGCTCAGTTTTGCAATCCCAACGGTGCTCATGGCCTTGGGCCTAGCAGTTTTTGTTGGTGGCTCCAGAGTGTACAGGTTCAGGAAACTGAGAGCAAGCCCATTCACGAGTATCTGTCAGGTGCTCGTTGCGGCCGTCAGGAAGTGGCATGTGCAACTGCCAGATGATATCTCGCTCTTGTACGAGCTGCCCAGTTCGTCATCATCAGCTGAATCAAGTCACAAAATTCAGCATACAAGTCAATTCAG GTTTCTAGACAAGGCTGCCACAGTGCCGCCCCCGTTAGACCAGACATGCACGGTGTTGCCGTTGTGTTCATGGAGTCTCTGCACAGTGACCCAAGTTGAGGAGTTGAAGATACTGCTACGGATGTTCCACGTCTGGGCGTCGTTCATGATCTTCTACGCAGTCGCTGGGCAGACTGCATCGACGTTTACCGAGCAGGGGATGGTCATGGACAACCACGTCGGCCAGTTCGCAATCCCACCTGCCTCCCTCTCTATTGTCAGCGTGTTCAGCGTCCTTATCGGGGTTTTCATCTACGAATCCATGCTAGTGCCACTCGCGCGGCGTTATACTGGCAAGGCGAAGGGCTTCTCGCCGACGCAGCGCCTTGGAATTGGCTTTGCGCTGTCCATGCTGACCATGGTCTACTCAGCAATGCTCGAGATGAAGAGACTGGCGACAGCACAAGCTAGCGGTCTGAGAGACAAGAATGTGCCTGTGCCAGTGAGCATTCTGTGGCAAGTGCCTGCATATGTAACGCATGGTGCAGCCGGGGTTTTCGCAGGAATCGGCATGATGGAGTTCTTCTACGATGAGGCCCCTTACACCATGAAGAGCCTTTGTGCAGCATTCGCGCAGCTTGCAGTTGCGTCCGCAGCTTACTTCAACGCGCTCGTATTTAGTGTTGTTGCGGTGGCCACGACGCACGGTGATGCTCCTGGATGGATCCCGGATAATCTGAATGAAGGGCATTTGGACTATTTCTTCTGGATGATGGCTGCTCTTAGCTTACTGAATCTGGCGCAATTTGTGCACTACTCCATGAGGTATAGAGAGAAGACAACTTCTTGA